AATGATGAAAGGGAGCTCGACTTGCTCCAGGTCTTCGAAGTTGTCGGCGCCGACGATTCGAACAAAATCGAGATTAAACTGCCGGAACTTGGTCTGAGATGTGGCCGACGCGACCAAATCCTTCACACTAGATACCCCTCGGGCGATCTCTTTCCTCGAATGGTTGAGTGCCGTGAAAAGGCACGACAGTTCATCAAGCTCGGAACGGCTAAATCGCCTCAAACGCGACGAAATGGGCACTCCGTTCTTGTATCTCACGGTCGGCACAAACCTTATCTCGCAATCCAGAAGGAGGTCTGCCACGGCGCGCTTCACCAGGATCGCCTGACCGATATCTTTCAGGCCGAAGTAGCTGCGAGTTGGCCTCGCATAGCAGATCCAGCGGACTGCCCCGGTAACGGCTTCCTTCAAATAGGCGTCAGGCCCCCCTAGACGCAAATGACAGTCGCCTTGCGATACAAAGGTTCGATAGCCAGGCGGGAACATTTCGGTGTCGTTCGAGGAAATTACGGCAGTTGCTCCCGAGCGCAATGCAAGTCCAATATCCTCGTCCAAATTGAAGTCGTAGCTCCCACCCGGTCTAAGCTGGATCTTGTTCGGGTAGACTGTGACGATCGCGACGTCATTTTCCGATGCCGCCCTTTTGATCAGTTCTGCATGCCCAAGATGCAGGGCTCCGAGAGTATGTACCGTCCCGATAGTCTGCCCTGTTCTCGCCACCTCCCGGATGAACGCTTTACCTGCGGAAAGACATGCCAGATGCATTTTCTACTCCAGTCTCTTTGAATGCCAGTCCCTGAATCCGTCAGGTAGACCCTTCTCGACCCCGTCTGATCAAGGATGAGAATTCAGTCAGATAGCTTAATGGCTCGCGTGGCTGATCCCCCTTCAGAGCGGCCTGTAGGCCCGGACATCGGTCTGCAAAGAACGGTGGCTCGAATGTGGTTATCTTAGCGCCCGAAAAGTCCACCTTTACGAAGCTGGCCTGGAACGGCGACATCCCACTCAGGTTCGCCTCGCGCAAGGACGATTGGTTCATGCGAACGTACGCGGCCCGCGTTGCCTCCAGATTGGTTCTCGTCATTCCTGCGGCGAGATATGCCTGAACGAGATTCGATCCTTCGAGATTTGCCTCATCCAGTGCCATTGATTGCGGGGGATCACCGGTGATCATCGACCTGTAAAGGTAAGCATTGGATAGGTCTGCACGTTCGAGATCGCAGTCGCGCACAAAGCTAGAGCGGCCACGAAAGCCCGATAATTTGGCGGCTCGCATTGTGCTCTCTGTTATAGAAATGCATTCGCCTGATGCCAGAGACAGGTCCGCTCCGTCGAGCTCGCAGGAATGAATGGATGCACCGTTAAGCACGGCACCGACGAGGTTTGCGTTGGACAAGCTTACAGACAGAAGCCGTGCCTCGGTCAGGTCCGTCTGCTCAAGCTCCGCATTTGGAAGATTTGACAAGTGAATATCAGC
This is a stretch of genomic DNA from Bradyrhizobium sp. CB2312. It encodes these proteins:
- a CDS encoding pantoate--beta-alanine ligase; the protein is MHLACLSAGKAFIREVARTGQTIGTVHTLGALHLGHAELIKRAASENDVAIVTVYPNKIQLRPGGSYDFNLDEDIGLALRSGATAVISSNDTEMFPPGYRTFVSQGDCHLRLGGPDAYLKEAVTGAVRWICYARPTRSYFGLKDIGQAILVKRAVADLLLDCEIRFVPTVRYKNGVPISSRLRRFSRSELDELSCLFTALNHSRKEIARGVSSVKDLVASATSQTKFRQFNLDFVRIVGADNFEDLEQVELPFIIFGAATAHGLRIFDNIYVPDQDTLVKGPSDIWIDLPEQS